One part of the Nostoc sp. PCC 7120 = FACHB-418 genome encodes these proteins:
- a CDS encoding tetratricopeptide repeat protein, with protein MDNSLAVVYLSVLVGILGFAVVSVFRQLFKTRKRESALSRLRNKLSKDKGTAQEYYELACIYSEKKVYTQAIPLFQKALKAAEEEGEENTAPIYNGLGYAYFAQEQYDLAIRQYKEALKFKPDYVVALNNLGHAYERKKLTAQALQMYEEALKFAPNNATAKRRAESLRRLVTA; from the coding sequence ATGGATAACAGTCTAGCGGTTGTTTATCTCTCCGTGTTGGTGGGGATACTGGGATTTGCAGTTGTGAGTGTTTTCCGCCAGCTGTTCAAAACTCGTAAGCGTGAAAGTGCTTTATCACGGTTACGTAACAAGTTGAGTAAAGACAAGGGTACAGCTCAAGAATATTATGAGTTAGCGTGTATTTATTCAGAGAAGAAAGTGTACACACAAGCTATACCTTTGTTCCAAAAGGCTCTTAAAGCAGCCGAAGAAGAAGGAGAAGAAAATACTGCACCTATCTACAATGGTTTGGGTTACGCCTATTTTGCTCAAGAGCAGTATGATTTAGCAATTCGTCAGTATAAGGAAGCACTAAAATTTAAACCCGATTATGTAGTAGCTTTAAATAACTTGGGTCATGCTTATGAGCGTAAAAAACTCACTGCTCAGGCTTTGCAAATGTACGAAGAAGCACTCAAATTTGCTCCCAATAATGCGACAGCCAAACGTCGTGCGGAGTCTTTACGGCGTTTAGTTACTGCTTGA
- a CDS encoding tetratricopeptide repeat protein: MDAEAALAWLDTIIPAQTGERLSDLQKVIVVQVWLGRKYLDIARAYGCTEGHAKDAGSHLWKLLSQVLRERITKSNCRATLERVLRKTTAISGLIDYQKLTQQPTPKLEDSNFLGREEAIAHLNTLVNPGSKVIVVQGEGGLGKTTLAQQYLQTQGFDLVLELLMAKETQNITPAERVVEEWLKQDFGEEPGVEFGVTLGRLKRQLHNRRIGVLIDNLEPALDQQGRLIPLHRNYVELLRVLADVRVQSVTLITSRDRLCEPGLNVHHYRLPGLDQSAWQKFFSNRGLTINLPILQQIHHTYGGNAKAMGILCGAMQEDFGGDMALYWQENHGDPLAATDLKNLAVSQINRLQALDPQAYRLLCRLGCYRYQDIPTIPSSGLFSLLWDVPASEHRQLIASLRNRSLVECHQGEYWLHPVIRAEAIARLRTSDEWEITNHKAADFWTASIPKIATFQDALQALEAYYHYIDINEFELAGKVILKSRNNQWQQFLPLGSTLYRMGLIQPILTAINQVLKNIQHDQNLSELYNILGDLHWITGNISQAIACQEKTINLTTQALKSLVPQPENKHKVYYLRMLEVDSLLSIGLYKIDLWELEDAAKLFQQVIYLAQNTDHHRWAEKASVCLALVNSYLGLCDAAYLLADVAYRNIKKEAIIETGRFAYFIQILGQTYVNLGDFTKAKEMFHQALTFAEESHYMQVKAKTLNGLAEIHRQQADYPLALAYHTEAIELLDKIGAKCDLAETYFQLGLTYKKMAKSDASQKYFTQAINLFTEIKAPNQVDKISITASF, translated from the coding sequence ATGGACGCTGAAGCAGCATTAGCATGGTTAGACACCATAATTCCTGCTCAGACCGGGGAACGGTTGAGCGATTTGCAAAAAGTTATTGTTGTGCAGGTTTGGTTGGGTAGGAAATATTTGGATATTGCCCGTGCTTATGGTTGTACGGAAGGACACGCTAAGGATGCTGGCTCACATTTATGGAAACTGCTTTCTCAAGTACTGCGGGAGAGGATTACCAAGAGTAATTGTCGCGCTACGTTGGAACGAGTGCTGAGAAAAACTACGGCTATATCTGGTCTAATTGATTACCAAAAATTGACCCAACAACCTACACCTAAATTAGAGGATAGCAATTTTTTAGGTAGGGAGGAAGCGATCGCTCACCTAAATACTCTAGTAAATCCAGGCTCGAAAGTGATTGTCGTCCAAGGTGAGGGGGGTTTAGGCAAAACTACTCTCGCCCAGCAATATCTCCAAACTCAGGGTTTTGACTTGGTTTTAGAACTGTTAATGGCGAAGGAAACCCAAAACATTACCCCGGCGGAACGGGTGGTGGAAGAATGGCTCAAACAAGACTTTGGGGAAGAACCAGGGGTAGAGTTTGGTGTGACGTTGGGACGACTCAAGCGCCAACTCCACAATCGGCGGATTGGGGTGTTAATTGATAATCTGGAACCTGCATTAGATCAACAAGGTCGTTTGATTCCGCTTCACCGCAATTATGTAGAACTGTTGCGGGTTTTGGCTGATGTTAGGGTGCAGTCGGTAACGTTGATTACTAGCCGCGATCGCCTGTGTGAACCTGGTTTAAATGTGCATCACTATCGGCTTCCAGGTTTGGATCAAAGCGCATGGCAAAAGTTTTTTAGTAACCGTGGGTTAACTATCAACTTGCCTATCTTGCAACAAATACATCATACTTACGGCGGTAATGCCAAAGCAATGGGGATTCTCTGCGGGGCGATGCAGGAAGATTTCGGCGGGGATATGGCGCTTTATTGGCAAGAAAATCATGGTGATCCTTTAGCCGCAACAGATTTAAAGAATTTAGCGGTGAGTCAAATTAATCGTTTGCAAGCCCTTGATCCCCAAGCCTATCGCCTACTGTGCCGTTTGGGATGTTATCGTTACCAAGATATACCCACCATTCCCTCATCAGGACTGTTTTCTTTACTTTGGGATGTTCCCGCGTCTGAACATCGTCAACTTATTGCTTCCCTGAGAAATCGCTCTTTAGTGGAGTGTCATCAAGGGGAATATTGGCTACATCCGGTAATTCGCGCCGAGGCGATCGCTCGTTTACGTACCAGTGATGAGTGGGAAATAACCAATCACAAGGCTGCCGATTTTTGGACAGCTAGTATTCCCAAAATTGCCACATTTCAAGATGCTTTACAAGCGCTAGAAGCATATTATCACTACATAGACATCAACGAATTTGAGTTAGCAGGTAAGGTAATTCTCAAGAGTCGCAATAATCAATGGCAGCAGTTTTTACCCTTGGGAAGTACCTTGTATCGGATGGGTTTGATTCAGCCGATATTAACAGCAATTAATCAAGTTTTAAAAAATATTCAGCATGACCAAAACTTAAGTGAATTGTACAATATATTGGGTGATTTACATTGGATAACAGGGAATATTAGTCAAGCGATCGCCTGTCAGGAAAAAACCATCAATCTGACAACACAAGCCCTGAAATCACTCGTACCGCAACCAGAGAATAAACATAAAGTCTACTATTTGAGAATGTTAGAAGTAGATTCTCTCTTAAGTATTGGTCTTTATAAGATAGATTTGTGGGAACTGGAAGACGCTGCCAAATTATTTCAACAAGTAATTTACCTAGCCCAAAATACAGACCATCATCGCTGGGCAGAAAAAGCTTCTGTATGTTTAGCCTTAGTCAATTCATACTTAGGTTTATGTGATGCTGCTTATTTATTAGCAGATGTAGCTTACCGAAATATTAAAAAAGAAGCAATTATAGAGACAGGAAGATTCGCTTATTTCATTCAAATATTAGGTCAAACCTATGTTAATTTAGGAGACTTTACCAAAGCAAAGGAAATGTTTCACCAAGCTTTGACCTTTGCGGAAGAAAGCCATTATATGCAGGTTAAAGCAAAAACCCTGAATGGATTAGCAGAAATTCATCGCCAACAAGCAGATTATCCATTAGCCCTGGCTTATCATACAGAAGCAATCGAACTTTTAGATAAAATCGGCGCTAAATGTGACCTAGCTGAAACCTATTTTCAATTAGGTTTAACTTATAAAAAAATGGCAAAGTCTGATGCCAGTCAAAAGTATTTTACTCAAGCAATAAATTTATTTACAGAAATTAAAGCCCCTAATCAAGTTGACAAAATTTCCATAACTGCCAGTTTTTAG
- a CDS encoding low molecular weight protein tyrosine phosphatase family protein, which produces MKKILFICSQNRLRSPTAEVVFAEYEGLETDSAGLDHYAEVPVSSEAIEWADIIFVMEQLHKQKLAKNFQPFLKNKRVICLDIPDEFEYMEPALIEILKKKVLPLLGTY; this is translated from the coding sequence ATGAAGAAAATTTTATTTATTTGTAGTCAAAATAGATTGCGTAGTCCCACTGCTGAGGTTGTATTTGCTGAATATGAAGGATTGGAAACGGATTCGGCGGGTTTAGACCATTATGCAGAGGTTCCAGTTTCCTCAGAAGCTATCGAATGGGCTGATATTATTTTTGTTATGGAGCAGCTACATAAACAGAAATTAGCCAAAAATTTCCAGCCTTTTCTCAAAAATAAAAGAGTTATATGTTTAGATATACCAGATGAATTTGAGTATATGGAACCAGCTTTAATTGAGATATTAAAGAAAAAAGTGCTGCCGTTGTTAGGTACATATTAA
- a CDS encoding STM4504/CBY_0614 family protein produces MKVYDIYSKRQTRLREEFPDVYQYVDIPQPLRVQIAYIIYDVIAEPVDIELIKSFSEIYSRLYREYGKLKQSIVGKDIINLFMFNTEKTEHTLDFIELSFKLIDYTYRNRMAFIKNSKITADEAIKELNFRFREHGLGYQYESGKIIKIDSQIIHAEAVKPVLHLLSDSRFQGVNEEFLKAHEHYRHGHYKECLVECLKAFESTMKTICDTQGWSYQPGDTAKKLINVCFQNNLIPTYLQDQFSSLRQNLESGVPTMRNKNGGHGQGSQPLNVPQYFAGYQLHMTASTILFLLEAEKTLP; encoded by the coding sequence ATGAAAGTCTACGATATATACTCAAAGCGTCAAACAAGGCTAAGAGAAGAATTTCCTGATGTTTATCAGTATGTTGATATCCCTCAACCGCTTCGCGTGCAGATTGCTTACATTATTTATGATGTTATAGCTGAACCTGTAGATATAGAATTAATAAAGAGTTTTAGCGAAATTTATAGCAGACTATACCGTGAATACGGTAAGTTAAAACAATCAATTGTAGGCAAGGATATAATTAATCTTTTTATGTTCAATACTGAGAAAACAGAACATACTCTTGATTTTATAGAGTTAAGTTTTAAATTGATTGACTATACATATAGAAACAGAATGGCATTTATTAAAAATTCAAAAATTACAGCCGATGAAGCAATTAAAGAATTAAACTTCAGGTTTAGAGAACACGGATTAGGTTATCAATATGAGTCAGGTAAAATTATCAAAATTGATTCTCAGATAATTCATGCTGAAGCAGTCAAGCCAGTTTTACACTTGCTAAGTGATAGCAGATTTCAGGGAGTGAATGAGGAATTTCTAAAAGCACACGAACACTACAGACATGGACACTACAAGGAATGTCTTGTTGAATGTCTCAAGGCTTTTGAGAGTACTATGAAAACTATATGTGATACTCAAGGATGGAGTTACCAGCCTGGAGACACAGCTAAAAAACTTATTAATGTTTGCTTTCAGAACAATCTAATTCCTACTTATTTACAAGACCAATTTTCTTCACTTAGACAAAATCTTGAAAGTGGAGTGCCTACCATGAGAAATAAAAATGGTGGTCATGGTCAAGGTTCTCAACCACTTAATGTCCCACAATACTTTGCTGGCTATCAACTTCATATGACGGCAAGCACAATCCTATTTTTGTTAGAAGCAGAGAAGACGCTGCCTTAA
- a CDS encoding GIY-YIG nuclease family protein, with product MATKDSELQAQARRILDIIAFTPFEQCQPLNREFNDIPPHPGIYAIRHKNDGLLYIGKTKSLRGRFSGGHKAFLWAWLDQYQDKDVRIAWQEISYWENPGLLLELEAIILRATEPPYNVQIPTER from the coding sequence ATGGCAACGAAAGACTCTGAACTGCAAGCTCAAGCTCGGAGAATCTTAGATATAATCGCCTTTACTCCGTTTGAACAATGCCAGCCATTGAACCGTGAATTTAACGATATTCCTCCTCATCCTGGTATCTATGCAATCAGGCACAAAAATGATGGGTTACTCTACATCGGTAAAACTAAGAGTTTGCGGGGACGTTTCAGTGGTGGACACAAGGCTTTTCTGTGGGCGTGGCTTGATCAGTATCAAGATAAAGATGTGCGGATTGCCTGGCAAGAAATTTCTTACTGGGAAAACCCTGGGTTACTATTGGAGTTAGAAGCAATCATCCTGAGAGCTACTGAACCGCCTTATAATGTCCAAATTCCAACCGAAAGGTGA
- a CDS encoding primary-amine oxidase, giving the protein MIKRLKLFFLLAITIIICCGISLILIETVTAKQPVISHPLTALTEAEIKTAVALIRKEKSLTDMAAFPLITLAEPDKQEVRNFTQGQSFERKAFLVVYERAQNKTYEGIVDLKTQKIASWQEKPHVQPAIFNSEYELARNVVKSDSRWQEAMKKRGITDFDQVQVSCWAAGILSQEEAATGGRLCRTLLFYRGERWNYYGSPIEGVIATVDLNKGTVTNFIDQGIVPISKENWNYDLQSLGKLLSPPKLLQILQPKGKSFQIQGNEVTWQGWKFRYVMHPRDGLVLYQVNYKDGGNVRPVLYRASLSEMVVPYGDPDPTWSFRNAFDVGEYNLGLLASTMELGKEIPQNGVLFDAVFANEEGEPYVMPGVVGIYERDNGILWKHYEYNTQRNDVRRDRQLVITITAAVDNYDYGINWIFHQDGTLEVENDLTGIVLVQGTEAETQPEDNFYGRLLAKNIFGVNHQHFFNYRLDMDVDGQANNVMEMNVASLPIGKNNPIGNAIVVKDTPLKTEKAAVRDLDIKHSREWMIANADKKNALGVAPAYMLMPGGNTVFFPVEGAKIRQKAEFATHHVWVTRYKPHELYAGGDYPNQAPPGKGLPEYIADDESLMGQDIVLWYTMGITHVPKPEDWPVMPVHKLGFKLSPRGFFSRNPAINLPE; this is encoded by the coding sequence ATGATAAAGCGGCTAAAGCTATTCTTCTTGTTAGCTATTACTATTATTATCTGCTGTGGTATATCACTTATATTAATAGAAACAGTGACAGCAAAACAGCCAGTAATTTCCCATCCTTTGACAGCTTTAACCGAGGCAGAAATTAAAACGGCGGTTGCCTTGATTAGAAAGGAAAAGTCTTTAACTGACATGGCTGCTTTTCCGTTAATTACCTTGGCTGAACCAGATAAACAAGAAGTTAGAAATTTTACACAAGGTCAATCATTTGAGCGCAAGGCTTTTTTGGTAGTATATGAGCGCGCGCAAAATAAAACCTATGAGGGTATTGTTGACCTGAAAACGCAAAAAATAGCGTCCTGGCAAGAGAAACCCCATGTGCAACCGGCAATTTTTAACTCAGAATATGAACTAGCACGCAATGTAGTCAAATCTGATTCCCGATGGCAAGAAGCGATGAAAAAGCGGGGAATTACAGATTTTGACCAAGTGCAGGTGAGTTGCTGGGCGGCGGGCATTCTAAGTCAAGAAGAAGCAGCAACAGGGGGGCGTTTGTGTCGGACTTTATTATTTTATCGCGGGGAACGCTGGAATTATTACGGTAGTCCTATTGAGGGTGTGATAGCAACGGTTGATTTAAATAAAGGTACAGTCACCAATTTTATCGACCAGGGGATAGTTCCCATCTCCAAAGAAAATTGGAATTATGATTTACAGTCTTTAGGTAAATTACTCTCACCGCCGAAACTCTTACAAATACTGCAACCAAAAGGAAAGAGTTTCCAAATTCAGGGTAATGAAGTCACCTGGCAAGGTTGGAAGTTTCGGTATGTTATGCACCCCCGTGATGGGTTGGTACTGTATCAAGTAAATTACAAAGATGGGGGAAATGTCCGACCAGTATTGTATCGCGCCAGCTTATCGGAGATGGTTGTACCTTATGGCGACCCTGATCCTACTTGGTCATTTAGAAACGCTTTCGATGTTGGTGAATATAATCTGGGTTTACTCGCCAGCACAATGGAGTTAGGAAAGGAAATTCCCCAAAATGGCGTTTTATTTGATGCTGTGTTTGCTAATGAAGAAGGGGAACCCTATGTTATGCCTGGGGTTGTGGGTATCTACGAACGGGATAACGGCATACTTTGGAAGCATTATGAATATAATACCCAACGCAACGATGTGCGGCGCGATCGCCAATTAGTCATTACCATCACGGCGGCGGTTGATAACTATGATTACGGTATTAACTGGATTTTCCACCAAGACGGCACGTTAGAAGTAGAGAATGATTTAACCGGTATTGTTTTGGTGCAGGGAACAGAAGCGGAAACCCAACCTGAAGATAATTTCTATGGGAGATTGCTGGCTAAAAATATTTTTGGTGTCAATCACCAACACTTTTTTAACTATCGCTTAGATATGGATGTGGACGGTCAAGCTAATAATGTCATGGAAATGAACGTGGCAAGCTTGCCGATAGGTAAGAACAATCCTATCGGCAATGCCATTGTTGTCAAAGACACCCCACTCAAAACAGAAAAGGCTGCTGTCCGTGATTTGGATATCAAACACAGTCGGGAATGGATGATTGCGAATGCAGATAAGAAAAATGCTTTAGGGGTTGCCCCTGCATATATGCTGATGCCGGGAGGTAATACGGTATTTTTCCCTGTGGAGGGGGCAAAAATTCGGCAGAAAGCTGAGTTTGCCACTCATCATGTTTGGGTGACTCGATATAAACCACATGAATTATATGCCGGCGGTGATTATCCTAATCAAGCACCACCAGGAAAAGGTTTACCTGAGTATATTGCTGATGATGAATCGTTGATGGGTCAAGATATTGTTTTGTGGTACACGATGGGTATTACTCATGTACCTAAGCCAGAAGATTGGCCTGTGATGCCGGTTCACAAGCTTGGCTTTAAACTTTCACCTAGAGGCTTTTTTAGCCGCAATCCGGCGATTAATCTGCCTGAGTAA
- the bchB gene encoding ferredoxin:protochlorophyllide reductase (ATP-dependent) subunit B, which translates to MKLAYWMYAGPAHIGTLRVATSFKNVHAIMHAPLGDDYFNVMRSMLSRERDFTPVTTSVVDRHVLARGSQEKVVDNITRKDAEERPDLIVLTPTCTSSILQEDLENFVERAQLEAKGDVLLADVNHYRVNELQAGDRTLHQIVQYYIEKARKKGELPEGKTAKPSVNIIGISTLGFHNNHDCTELKRLMADLGIEVNAVIPEGASVHELKNLPRAWFNLVPYRELGLMTANYLEKEFGTPCIDIVPMGVVETARCIRKIQEVINAQGADVNYEDYINEQTLYVSQAAWFSRSIDCQNLTGKKAVVFGDNTHAAALTKILSREMGIHVVWAGTYCKYDADWFREQVSEYCDEVLITEDHGEIGDAIARVEPSAIFGTQMERHVGKRLDIPCGVIAAPIHVQNFPIGYKPFLGYEGTNQITDLIYNSFTLGMEDHLLEIFGGHDTKEVITKGISAGSDLSWTKDGLAELNKIPGFVRGKVKRNTEKFARDRGFKDISAEVLYAAKEAVGA; encoded by the coding sequence ATGAAATTGGCTTACTGGATGTATGCAGGCCCCGCCCACATTGGCACTTTGCGAGTCGCAACTTCATTTAAAAACGTCCATGCTATTATGCACGCGCCTCTGGGTGATGACTACTTTAATGTCATGCGCTCAATGCTATCGCGGGAGAGGGACTTCACACCAGTAACAACCAGTGTGGTTGACCGCCATGTTTTAGCCCGTGGTTCTCAAGAAAAGGTGGTAGATAATATTACCCGCAAAGATGCAGAAGAACGCCCAGATTTAATTGTCTTAACTCCCACCTGTACCTCCAGTATTCTGCAAGAAGACCTAGAAAACTTCGTCGAACGCGCCCAGTTGGAGGCAAAAGGGGACGTGTTGCTGGCGGATGTGAACCACTATCGGGTAAACGAACTGCAAGCAGGCGATCGCACTCTCCACCAAATTGTTCAATACTATATTGAAAAAGCCCGCAAAAAAGGCGAACTCCCAGAAGGTAAAACCGCCAAGCCCTCAGTTAACATCATCGGCATTTCTACCCTGGGGTTCCACAATAACCACGACTGCACCGAACTCAAAAGGCTGATGGCTGATTTGGGAATTGAGGTCAACGCGGTCATTCCTGAAGGCGCTTCTGTTCACGAGTTGAAGAATTTACCCAGAGCTTGGTTTAACCTCGTTCCTTACCGGGAATTGGGTTTAATGACAGCTAATTACCTAGAAAAGGAATTTGGCACACCTTGCATAGATATTGTGCCAATGGGTGTAGTAGAAACTGCCCGTTGTATCCGTAAGATTCAGGAAGTGATTAACGCTCAAGGTGCTGATGTTAATTACGAAGACTACATCAACGAGCAAACCTTGTATGTATCCCAAGCTGCTTGGTTCTCCCGTTCCATCGACTGTCAAAACCTGACTGGTAAAAAAGCCGTTGTTTTTGGCGACAACACCCACGCCGCCGCCTTGACAAAGATTTTGTCACGAGAAATGGGGATTCACGTTGTTTGGGCGGGAACCTACTGCAAGTATGATGCTGATTGGTTCCGCGAACAGGTAAGCGAGTATTGCGATGAAGTTCTGATTACCGAAGATCATGGGGAAATTGGGGATGCGATCGCCCGTGTTGAACCCTCTGCCATCTTCGGTACACAAATGGAACGCCACGTTGGTAAGCGTTTAGATATTCCTTGTGGTGTGATTGCTGCACCCATTCACGTACAAAACTTCCCCATCGGTTACAAACCATTCTTGGGTTATGAAGGAACCAATCAAATTACCGATTTAATCTACAATTCCTTCACTTTAGGTATGGAAGACCACCTATTAGAAATATTTGGTGGACACGATACGAAGGAAGTAATTACTAAAGGTATTTCTGCTGGTTCTGACCTGAGTTGGACAAAAGATGGCTTGGCAGAATTGAATAAAATTCCTGGTTTTGTGCGCGGAAAAGTCAAGCGGAATACAGAAAAATTCGCACGCGATCGCGGTTTCAAAGATATCTCAGCAGAGGTGTTATATGCAGCCAAGGAAGCGGTAGGAGCATAA
- a CDS encoding Uma2 family endonuclease: MVKSDPRLSLPSSAELPCSDDTPVDNEDQNFIPNLLLFLLEYIWANRKDWFFGVDMGVYHTTGVSPLVPIVPDGFLSLGVERRKADKSRKSYVVWEEDNIAPILALEIVSLTPGGEYDKKLDTYAKLGVLYYIIYNPEYWQRDRHQPFEVYRLVNGGYQLQIGEPFWMSEIGLGIGRGQYISGDLQRQVLYWYDQQGKRYQTPEEQLEAVQKQLERYRQQFGELPE; encoded by the coding sequence ATGGTGAAATCCGACCCTCGCCTCTCTTTACCTAGCAGTGCTGAACTTCCTTGTTCAGACGATACCCCTGTGGATAACGAAGACCAAAATTTTATTCCCAACTTGCTCCTATTCTTACTGGAATATATTTGGGCAAACCGTAAAGACTGGTTTTTCGGTGTTGATATGGGCGTTTATCATACAACAGGGGTCAGTCCACTTGTGCCAATTGTGCCGGACGGATTTTTGAGCTTAGGTGTAGAACGCCGCAAAGCAGATAAATCTCGTAAAAGCTATGTTGTTTGGGAAGAAGACAATATTGCACCTATACTGGCTTTAGAAATTGTCTCTTTAACTCCTGGTGGAGAATACGACAAGAAATTAGATACTTACGCCAAGCTAGGGGTACTATACTACATTATTTATAATCCAGAGTATTGGCAGCGCGATCGCCACCAACCTTTTGAAGTTTATCGTCTAGTAAATGGTGGCTACCAATTACAAATCGGTGAACCCTTTTGGATGTCAGAAATTGGGTTGGGAATTGGTAGAGGACAGTATATTTCTGGTGATTTACAGCGTCAGGTTTTATATTGGTATGACCAACAAGGAAAGCGATATCAAACCCCAGAAGAACAGCTAGAAGCAGTACAAAAACAACTTGAGCGTTATCGCCAGCAATTTGGAGAACTGCCAGAATAA
- a CDS encoding isoprenyl transferase, producing the protein MTPPDLDPQKIPQHIAVIMDGNGRWATSRGLPRIAGHRQGARTLKELLRCCKDWGIKALTAYAFSTENWQRPIEEVDFLMLLFERLLRRELSQMHREGVRISFIGDLTALPKSLQTEMERSMTETLNNQAIHFTVAVNYGSRNEITRACRQVAELVQQGKLSADAVNEGIVEQHLYTTDTQPPDLLIRTSGEMRLSNFLLWQMAYTEMYFTDILWPDFDREAFHQALLSYQKRDRRFGQVKALISA; encoded by the coding sequence ATGACCCCCCCAGACTTAGATCCCCAAAAAATCCCCCAACACATAGCCGTCATCATGGATGGTAACGGCAGATGGGCAACTAGCCGAGGATTACCACGCATAGCCGGACATCGCCAAGGCGCAAGAACACTCAAAGAACTCTTGCGCTGCTGTAAAGATTGGGGAATCAAAGCCCTCACCGCCTACGCCTTCTCTACGGAAAATTGGCAGCGTCCCATCGAAGAAGTAGATTTTCTGATGCTTTTATTTGAGCGATTACTGCGCCGGGAATTATCGCAAATGCACCGAGAAGGAGTGAGAATTTCCTTTATTGGCGATTTGACAGCATTACCCAAGTCACTACAAACGGAAATGGAACGCTCCATGACAGAGACATTAAATAATCAAGCAATTCACTTTACTGTTGCAGTCAACTATGGCAGTCGCAACGAAATTACTAGAGCCTGTCGTCAAGTAGCGGAACTGGTGCAACAAGGCAAACTCAGTGCTGATGCAGTAAACGAAGGTATTGTAGAACAACATCTTTACACAACAGATACTCAACCACCAGATTTATTGATTCGGACTAGCGGAGAGATGCGATTGAGTAACTTTCTGTTGTGGCAGATGGCATATACAGAGATGTATTTCACAGATATTCTGTGGCCTGATTTTGACAGAGAAGCATTTCATCAGGCTTTGTTGAGTTACCAAAAACGCGATCGCCGTTTTGGTCAAGTTAAAGCTTTAATCTCAGCCTAA